In Hemiscyllium ocellatum isolate sHemOce1 chromosome 16, sHemOce1.pat.X.cur, whole genome shotgun sequence, one genomic interval encodes:
- the pwwp2a gene encoding PWWP domain-containing protein 2A: MAAAGVGVAAAAAAALKLLAGSEVRVTVDHVVDDALVVSLRFEEKLFSGVLMDISRRFGPYGIPVTVLPKRDYKDKTDLLQLQCEPFQQQIQQSSKSAGTCEAASLVPSTHPSVVESLWTAKPAPLFYEGAPYPPPLFIRHTYNQSIPQPPPRRIKRPKKKMFREESTSIMNSIKLRPRQVLCDRCKNSISADKKELRRGSSTSDTSRSEDKKRKNDSAPAVSKRLKTDHKLEAKTQYDGQKRNTVIKISNLTTGKGKVVKISSQVHSSKVQLNPKKVLQNKNVDHTKAREVLKMAKDKVQKKQQEVSSSGGTIPKVHFTRRFQTTNSGSLPPRIRLKPQRYRNEENDSVYKAKLDRLRSCKTASKAPPRCTSSRSAGEQPSEKDSPTKGLEQSTDENKDTREIKWPCEQDEKQLGKRGRGGNITVYMTYSQNKSDSSAFSVCSSDSADDIKSSNSECSSTETFDFPPGSMHVPCSSSSKEEKLTNSLKVKVFTKNVSKCVTPDGKTICVGDIVWAKIYGFPWWPARILTITVSRKDNGFLVRQEARISWFGSPTTSFLALSQVSPFLENFQSRFNKKRKGLYRKAITEAAKAAKQLTPEVRALLTQFET, encoded by the exons ATGGCGGCTGCGGGTGTTGGCGTTGCTGCCGCCGCTGCTGCCGCTTTAAAACTCCTGGCGGGTTCCGAAGTCAGGGTAACGGTGGATCACGTCGTGGACGACgcattggtagtgtccctgcGTTTCGAAGAGAAGCTTTTCTCAGGAGTTCTAATGGATATTTCCAGAAG ATTTGGGCCGTATGGAATTCCTGTGACTGTGCTTCCAAAAAGGGACTACAAGGATAAAACTGACCTACTGCAACTTCAATGTGAACCATTCCAGCAACAGATCCAGCAAAGTTCAAAATCAGCAGGTACTTGTGAAGCAGCATCTTTGGTACCTTCTACACACCCTAGTGTGGTTGAAAGCCTGTggactgcaaaacctgcaccgtTATTTTACGAAGGAGCACCTTATCCTCCTCCACTCTTTATTAGACATACTTATAACCAGTCTATACCTCAACCTCCTCCAAGAAGGATTAAACGACCTAAAAAGAAAATGTTCAGAGAGGAGTCTACTTCCATAATGAATTCTATTAAACTCCGACCAAGACAAGTTTTATGTGACAGATGCAAAAATAGTATTTCTGCAGATAAAAAAGAGTTGAGAAGGGGCAGCAGCACAAGTGACACTTCTCGAAGTGAGGACAAGAAACGAAAAAATGACAGTGCACCTGCAGTATCTAAGAGACTAAAAACCGATCATAAACTGGAAGCAAAAACGCAGTATGATGGTCAGAAGAGGAATACAGTCATTAAAATTTCAAATCTAACTACAGGCAAGGGCAAAGTAGTCAAGATTTCTTCCCAAGTACATAGTTCTAAAGTGCAGTTGAATCCCAAGAAAGTGCTACAGAACAAGAACGTAGATCACACGAAAGCCAGGGAAGTATTGAAAATGGCCAAAGACAAAGTTCAGAAGAAACAGCAGGAAGTTTCTTCATCTGGTGGTACCATTCCAAAAGTTCATTTTACACGGCGCTTTCAAACCACCAACTCTGGCTCTCTCCCTCCACGGATTCGTTTAAAACCACAAAGGTACAGGAATGAAGAAAATGATTCTGTTTACAAGGCTAAACTTGATAGACTACGCAGCTGTAAGACAGCGTCCAAAGCGCCGCCTCGCTGTACCTCTTCCCGCTCAGCAGGTGAGCAGCCTTCTGAAAAAGATAGTCCCACAAAAGGGTTGGAACAATCCACTGATGAGAATAAAGACACCAGGGAAATAAAATGGCCTTGTGAGCAAGATGAAAAACAATTGGGGAAAAGGGGCAGAGGAGGCAATATAACTGTTTATATGACCTACAGTCAAAATAAATCTGACTCTTCCGCCTTTTCAGTTTGTAGTAGTGATAGTGCAGATGATATAAAATCCTCCAACTCAGAATGTAGTTCtactgaaacatttgactttcctCCAGGCAGTATGCATGTACCTTGCTCTTCCTCCTCAAAAGAAGAAAAGCTCactaattccttgaaagtgaaagTTTTTACCAAAAATGTCTCTAAATGTGTGACTCCAGATGGCAAGACCATATGTGTAGGGGACATTGTTTGGGCCAAGATTTACGGCTTCCCCTGGTGGCCTGCCCGCATACTTACTATAACTGTGAGCCGAAAAGATAATGGCTTTTTAGTAAGACAGGAGGCCAGAATTTCATGGTTTGGGTCcccaacaacatctttcctggcTCTTTCACAAGTCTCCCCGTTTTTAGAAAACTTCCAGTCACGGTTTAACAAGAAGAGAAAGGGCCTTTACCGAAAGGCCATCACAGAGGCAGCCAAGGCTGCAAAGCAGCTGACACCTGAGGTGCGGGCCCTGCTGACACAGTTTGAAACATGA